One Mesobacillus jeotgali DNA window includes the following coding sequences:
- a CDS encoding ABC-F family ATP-binding cassette domain-containing protein has product MILLQVNQLSKYFAADLILSNIKFEIQTNDRVALVGRNGAGKSTLLKIIAGYESHEDGEIIRPKGTSIGYLAQNTGLESEKSIWDEMLAVFDHLHRMEKELRRLEEKMSDPGILSNESEYGRVLKDYDILQVDFKEKGGYQYEADIRSVLHGLNFHSFDYSTKISTLSGGQKTRLALAKLLLTRPDILILDEPTNHLDIDTLSWLEQYLQGYDGAILIVSHDRYFLDKVVNQVYEISRHQLMKFPGNYSSYLEEKAANYERDLKLYEKQQDEIAKLQDFIQRNLARASTTKRAQSRRKQLDKIDRLDRPMGDEKSASFSFQIERQSGNDVLKVDTLAVGYHDEAVSRDITFHLTRGDSTALVGPNGVGKSTLLKTIVEKLPSISGNIQYGSNVSIGYYDQEQAELSSNKKVLNELWDEYPLKSEKEIRTVLGNFLFSGDDVSKIVSTLSGGEKARLALAKLMLQKSNFLILDEPTNHLDLDSKEVLENALIDYPGTILFVSHDRYFINRIATKVLELDRGGATEYLGDYDYYVEKKLEQEELKELARQAAIAAGTVSEAIKQDKTSYQQDKEAKKLERQRKRRMEEVEALIDKLETEVAEYEELLCDPEVFQDHEKAGEINSKIEAAKETLDELMEEWTELA; this is encoded by the coding sequence ATGATATTATTACAGGTGAATCAGCTATCAAAATATTTTGCTGCTGATCTTATTTTATCGAATATAAAGTTTGAAATACAAACCAATGACCGTGTAGCGCTGGTTGGCCGGAATGGAGCGGGGAAATCGACTCTCCTGAAAATCATTGCTGGCTATGAATCTCATGAGGACGGTGAAATCATCCGTCCAAAAGGGACATCCATCGGCTATCTCGCACAAAATACCGGATTGGAATCCGAGAAAAGCATATGGGATGAAATGCTGGCTGTTTTTGACCATTTGCACAGAATGGAAAAAGAGCTTCGCCGGCTTGAGGAAAAAATGTCTGATCCTGGCATCCTTTCGAACGAGTCAGAGTATGGAAGAGTATTGAAGGACTATGACATTCTCCAGGTCGATTTTAAGGAAAAAGGCGGTTATCAATATGAAGCGGACATCCGTTCCGTCCTTCACGGCCTTAACTTCCATTCTTTTGATTATTCCACAAAAATCTCTACTTTAAGCGGAGGACAGAAAACCAGACTTGCCCTCGCCAAGCTGTTATTGACCCGTCCGGATATTCTGATTCTCGATGAACCGACGAACCATCTGGACATTGACACTCTTTCCTGGCTTGAACAGTACCTGCAGGGTTATGACGGTGCGATTCTCATTGTTTCCCACGACCGCTACTTCCTTGATAAGGTTGTGAACCAGGTATACGAAATCTCTCGTCACCAGCTGATGAAGTTCCCTGGTAATTACAGCTCGTATTTAGAGGAGAAAGCCGCAAATTACGAGCGAGACCTAAAGCTATATGAGAAGCAGCAGGATGAAATCGCCAAGCTGCAGGACTTTATCCAGCGGAACCTTGCCAGGGCGTCAACAACAAAACGTGCCCAGAGCCGCCGGAAACAGCTCGATAAAATTGATCGGCTGGACAGGCCTATGGGTGATGAAAAGTCCGCTTCCTTCAGCTTCCAGATTGAACGACAAAGCGGAAATGATGTCCTGAAAGTCGATACTCTCGCGGTAGGCTATCATGATGAAGCCGTTTCGAGGGACATAACCTTTCATCTGACACGTGGAGACAGCACTGCCCTGGTTGGACCTAATGGCGTTGGCAAGTCAACATTATTGAAAACAATCGTTGAAAAATTGCCATCAATATCTGGGAATATCCAGTATGGTTCTAACGTGTCCATCGGCTATTATGACCAGGAACAGGCAGAGCTTAGCTCCAATAAAAAGGTTTTAAATGAGCTTTGGGATGAATATCCGCTGAAATCAGAAAAAGAAATCCGCACCGTATTAGGAAACTTCCTTTTTTCAGGCGATGATGTATCAAAGATTGTCTCCACCCTGAGCGGCGGTGAAAAAGCACGTCTGGCACTGGCCAAGCTTATGCTGCAGAAGTCTAATTTCCTTATTTTGGATGAACCAACAAACCATCTGGACCTGGACAGCAAGGAAGTCCTGGAGAACGCCTTGATTGATTATCCAGGAACGATCCTGTTCGTTTCCCATGACCGTTATTTTATCAACAGGATTGCTACGAAGGTGCTCGAACTTGACCGTGGGGGAGCAACAGAATACCTTGGCGACTACGATTACTATGTCGAAAAAAAATTAGAGCAGGAAGAGCTTAAGGAACTTGCCAGACAAGCCGCAATAGCAGCAGGCACTGTCTCAGAAGCAATAAAGCAAGATAAAACCTCCTACCAGCAGGACAAAGAGGCTAAGAAACTCGAACGCCAGCGAAAACGGCGTATGGAGGAAGTCGAAGCGCTCATCGACAAACTGGAGACCGAGGTAGCAGAATATGAAGAATTGCTCTGTGACCCCGAGGTATTCCAGGATCATGAAAAAGCAGGAGAAATAAATTCAAAAATCGAAGCAGCCAAAGAAACACTTGATGAACTGATGGAAGAGTGGACAGAATTGGCGTAG
- the tsaD gene encoding tRNA (adenosine(37)-N6)-threonylcarbamoyltransferase complex transferase subunit TsaD, whose amino-acid sequence MTKDQLIMGIETSCDETAVAIVKNGREILANVVASQIESHKRFGGVVPEIASRHHVEQITLVLEEALAQANMDIKELDAIAVTEGPGLVGALLIGVNAAKALAFANGIPLIGIHHIAGHIYANRLVAEMNFPLLSLVVSGGHTELVYMKEHGHFEVIGETRDDAAGEAYDKVARTLNLPYPGGPHIDRLAHEGQATIDLPRAWLEEGSYDFSFSGLKSAVINVVHNAEQRGEVIIPEELAASFQESVIDVLVTKTQKAVQEYGVKQVLLAGGVAANKGLREKLSTEFADSDVEIVIPPLSLCTDNAAMIAAAGSVMYEKGQRADLTLNGNPGLEITIHNQSRK is encoded by the coding sequence ATGACAAAAGACCAATTAATAATGGGAATAGAGACAAGCTGTGATGAAACTGCTGTGGCTATTGTGAAAAATGGGCGGGAAATCCTGGCGAATGTCGTTGCCTCCCAGATTGAGAGCCATAAACGATTCGGCGGGGTGGTACCGGAGATTGCCTCCAGGCACCATGTTGAGCAGATCACACTTGTGCTGGAGGAAGCACTTGCCCAGGCGAATATGGATATTAAAGAGCTTGATGCGATTGCTGTAACAGAAGGGCCGGGTCTAGTTGGAGCTTTATTAATCGGAGTCAACGCTGCTAAAGCACTAGCCTTCGCTAATGGCATTCCGCTTATAGGAATCCATCATATTGCAGGCCATATATATGCGAACCGCCTTGTTGCCGAGATGAATTTTCCACTGCTTTCGCTTGTCGTGTCCGGCGGCCATACAGAACTTGTTTATATGAAGGAGCATGGCCATTTCGAGGTGATTGGCGAGACACGGGATGATGCAGCGGGAGAGGCTTATGACAAGGTTGCTCGTACCTTGAATCTTCCGTATCCCGGTGGTCCGCATATAGACAGGCTTGCCCATGAAGGACAGGCCACCATTGATCTGCCGAGAGCCTGGCTGGAGGAGGGTTCCTACGATTTCAGTTTCAGCGGCCTAAAATCGGCTGTGATCAATGTTGTGCATAACGCAGAGCAACGTGGAGAGGTAATTATCCCTGAAGAACTCGCAGCAAGTTTCCAGGAAAGTGTCATTGATGTACTTGTCACTAAAACTCAAAAGGCTGTGCAGGAATATGGTGTGAAACAAGTCCTTCTTGCCGGCGGAGTTGCTGCAAATAAAGGCTTAAGAGAAAAATTATCCACAGAATTTGCCGATTCAGATGTGGAAATTGTCATACCTCCGCTGTCCTTATGCACTGACAATGCAGCCATGATTGCTGCGGCGGGTAGTGTTATGTATGAAAAAGGCCAAAGAGCGGACCTGACTTTGAACGGAAATCCTGGTCTGGAGATAACTATCCACAACCAAAGTAGGAAGTGA
- the rimI gene encoding ribosomal protein S18-alanine N-acetyltransferase, translated as MNKTITFRNMTIDDLDDVMVVEANSFAVPWSREAFFNELTKNQFAQYLVVEVDQKVVGYCGVWIIVDEAHITNIALLPEYRGMKLGEALMAKMMELAREMGALRMTLEVRVSNERAQNLYRKFGFEEGAIRKQYYTDNMEDALVMWVNI; from the coding sequence GAAATATGACCATTGATGATCTGGATGATGTGATGGTGGTTGAGGCTAATTCTTTTGCTGTTCCATGGAGCAGGGAAGCATTTTTCAATGAACTGACGAAGAATCAATTCGCACAGTACCTTGTAGTGGAAGTGGATCAAAAGGTGGTAGGTTACTGTGGTGTGTGGATTATTGTAGATGAAGCGCATATCACGAATATCGCTTTGCTGCCGGAATACCGGGGAATGAAGCTTGGCGAGGCACTGATGGCAAAGATGATGGAACTGGCACGCGAAATGGGAGCTTTGAGAATGACGCTCGAAGTGAGGGTCAGCAATGAAAGGGCACAAAACCTCTATCGAAAGTTTGGTTTCGAAGAAGGGGCTATCAGGAAACAATACTATACAGATAATATGGAAGACGCTTTAGTAATGTGGGTGAATATATAA